The sequence TCTGAATGCTTAATGATAGGCGACGCTGTGCAGGACACGGGCTTTGCCCTTAACTGCGGCATGGATGCGGCATGGGCTTCATACGGTTTCGGGAATGAAACTGAGTGTATGAACGAAAATGTTAAATTCGTGCTTAATGATATTTCGGAGCTGACCGATATACTTGGTTGACAACGTTTTTTACGGAGATTTCATTGAGTGTGAGACAGGCGATACAAATCAGGGAGGATGCGTTTCGCCCCCGTCCGTTTTTAAAATGGGCAGGCGGCAAAAGTAAACTCATTCCTCAGCTTGAACCGTTTTTCCCCAAAAAGAGAACGGTTTACTTTGAACCCTTCATAGGCGGCGGCGCGGTTTTTCTCCACCTTGCGGCGAAGGGGCTCATAAAAAAAGCGTTCCTCAATGATCTTAATTCAGATCTTGCAGGTCTTTATTCAGTCATAAAATACACACCCGCAGACTTCATAGAATCATGCTTGGCTTTGTCCTTTGAATATCTTGCTCTGGATGATGTAGAGCGTGCTGAATACTACTACGATAAAAGAAAGCAGTATAACGCGGGAACAGGCTTTGAATCCGTAACCCGTGCCGCCGCAACGGTTTTTCTGAACAAAACCTGCTTTAACGGTCTCTTCAGAGTGAACAGCAAAGGCGAATTCAACGTTCCGGCGGGAAGGTACAAGTCCCC is a genomic window of Geovibrio thiophilus containing:
- a CDS encoding DNA adenine methylase, coding for MRQAIQIREDAFRPRPFLKWAGGKSKLIPQLEPFFPKKRTVYFEPFIGGGAVFLHLAAKGLIKKAFLNDLNSDLAGLYSVIKYTPADFIESCLALSFEYLALDDVERAEYYYDKRKQYNAGTGFESVTRAAATVFLNKTCFNGLFRVNSKGEFNVPAGRYKSPTIIDPENIYAVSRALTETEAEITCADFNEALDGASKGSFVYYDPPYRPLNKTACFTTYSTGGFDDGEQVRLASCFRKLADRGAVQMLSNSDPKNADPADSFFEELYGGFRIRRVKAARNINSSADKRGSISELLITNY